A region from the Achromobacter seleniivolatilans genome encodes:
- a CDS encoding methylated-DNA--[protein]-cysteine S-methyltransferase, with protein sequence MPVQIFALERVATPIGRMLVLTDAQQHLRAVDWQDFEPRMHTLLRRQYGKNAVQLHDAQHPSAARRALEAYFDGDITAIAGLPVALGGTEFQRQVWQALRGIDGGSTVSYGVLAMRIQRPTAVRAVGLANGANPVGIVIPCHRVIGANASLTGYGGGLHRKRWLLDHEAQHGTALK encoded by the coding sequence ATGCCGGTTCAAATTTTTGCCCTGGAACGGGTCGCCACTCCCATCGGCCGGATGCTTGTGCTGACTGACGCGCAGCAGCATCTGCGCGCGGTGGATTGGCAAGACTTCGAGCCGCGCATGCATACCTTGTTGCGCCGGCAGTACGGCAAGAACGCCGTGCAGCTCCACGATGCCCAACACCCCTCTGCCGCACGGCGCGCGCTGGAGGCCTATTTCGACGGCGACATCACCGCTATTGCCGGGCTGCCGGTTGCGCTGGGCGGCACGGAGTTTCAACGGCAGGTATGGCAAGCGCTGCGCGGTATCGACGGCGGCAGCACCGTCAGCTACGGCGTCCTGGCGATGCGCATTCAACGGCCCACCGCCGTGCGCGCCGTGGGTCTGGCCAATGGCGCGAACCCCGTGGGCATCGTGATCCCCTGCCACCGGGTGATTGGCGCCAACGCGTCGCTGACTGGTTACGGCGGCGGGCTGCACCGCAAGCGCTGGTTACTGGATCACGAGGCCCAACACGGCACGGCACTCAAATAA
- a CDS encoding AlkA N-terminal domain-containing protein, with amino-acid sequence MDLNHDACYSAIQVRDARYDGRFFTAVKTTRIYCRPVCPARTPLSKNVTFYTTAAAAQEAGYHPCLRCRPETAPELGPGHEMPASVARALQLIELGALDEDGVETLAERLGVGDRQLRRQFRQHVGASPIAVAQTRRVLLAKQLIHETHLPMAEIAFASGFGSIRRFNEIFLDLFGRTPGELRRSEKPEVSAGQQGEIKLLLRYRPPYDWAAMLDFLRLRAITGIEQVGEDSYARTISLEGHQGTMTVRPGTGNALQVTVRFPRLQALPAIIARVRRVFDLASDPVAIAAQFAQDPVMTALIQARPGLRVPGAWDGFELAMRAVLGQQITVAAAIRLAGKLVAAHGVPMTQAEGALTHVFPEPETVAAAELASLGMPRSRAATLSAVAAAAVADKHLFDAASGLDEAVARLRKIRGVGEWTAQYIALRQLREPDAFPSADIGLIRALERLESRDVSAAQLLARSEQWRPWRAYAAQHLWTA; translated from the coding sequence ATGGACCTCAATCACGACGCCTGTTACAGCGCCATCCAAGTGCGCGATGCCCGTTACGACGGCCGCTTTTTCACGGCGGTTAAAACGACTCGTATCTATTGCCGCCCTGTCTGCCCGGCACGCACGCCGCTGTCGAAGAACGTAACCTTCTACACCACGGCCGCCGCCGCGCAAGAGGCCGGGTATCACCCGTGTCTGCGTTGCAGGCCCGAGACCGCGCCAGAGCTGGGGCCCGGACACGAAATGCCCGCCAGTGTGGCTCGCGCCTTGCAACTGATAGAACTGGGCGCGCTGGACGAGGACGGCGTGGAGACGCTTGCAGAACGGCTGGGCGTGGGCGACCGCCAATTGCGGCGTCAGTTTCGCCAGCATGTGGGCGCGTCACCCATTGCCGTAGCCCAGACGCGCCGCGTGCTGCTGGCCAAGCAACTGATCCACGAGACGCACCTGCCCATGGCGGAAATTGCCTTCGCTTCGGGCTTTGGCAGCATCCGCCGGTTCAACGAGATATTTCTGGATTTGTTCGGGCGCACGCCCGGCGAACTGCGGCGCTCAGAGAAACCCGAGGTGTCAGCCGGGCAGCAAGGTGAAATAAAACTGCTGCTGCGGTACCGCCCGCCCTACGACTGGGCGGCCATGCTGGATTTCCTGCGCTTGCGCGCCATTACCGGCATCGAACAGGTCGGCGAAGACAGCTATGCCCGCACCATCAGCCTGGAGGGGCATCAAGGCACGATGACGGTACGCCCTGGGACGGGCAATGCCCTGCAAGTCACGGTGCGTTTTCCCCGCCTTCAGGCGCTGCCTGCCATCATTGCGCGGGTCAGGCGCGTCTTCGACCTGGCCAGCGACCCCGTAGCCATTGCCGCGCAGTTTGCGCAGGACCCCGTTATGACCGCCCTTATTCAGGCGCGGCCCGGGCTGCGCGTGCCGGGCGCGTGGGATGGCTTTGAACTGGCGATGCGGGCCGTTCTGGGCCAACAAATCACCGTAGCCGCCGCCATTCGCCTGGCCGGTAAGCTCGTCGCGGCGCATGGCGTGCCCATGACGCAGGCCGAAGGCGCATTGACCCATGTCTTTCCCGAACCCGAGACGGTTGCGGCAGCAGAGCTGGCGTCACTGGGCATGCCACGCAGCCGGGCCGCGACGCTGTCGGCGGTAGCGGCCGCGGCCGTGGCCGACAAGCACCTGTTTGATGCGGCGAGCGGGCTGGACGAAGCCGTGGCGCGTCTGCGCAAGATTCGTGGCGTAGGAGAATGGACGGCGCAGTACATAGCCTTGCGCCAATTGCGGGAGCCGGACGCCTTTCCATCAGCCGACATCGGATTGATCCGCGCGCTGGAGCGGCTGGAATCACGCGACGTGTCCGCAGCGCAGCTACTGGCGCGGTCCGAACAATGGCGCCCCTGGCGCGCCTACGCCGCCCAGCATCTGTGGACGGCGTGA
- a CDS encoding FecCD family ABC transporter permease, with protein sequence MLGAALLLAIVAATASGAVAIPLRELPSLLWGAPTPENALWRNVLIDIRLPRVLFALVTGAGLAISGAAMQALFRNPLAEPGLMGISAGGAVGAVAAIVLTSGGFWVTAPAAFAGSLAATFCAYAVGRRVPGVAGLLLAGVAITAMSFSLIGLFTFVATDAQLRDLTFWNMGSLGGANWTVLAFLGPWVLLISGWLITQWRVMNALLLGEREAQHLGYSLKRVRARLVLASALIVGPLVAATGTIVFVGLVVPHLVRMTLGANHRLLLPATVIAGALALILADWLARTAVVPAELPIGLVTGLVGGPFFLWLLSRGRRTG encoded by the coding sequence ATGCTGGGCGCGGCGCTACTGCTGGCAATCGTCGCGGCGACGGCAAGCGGCGCGGTAGCGATTCCCCTTCGTGAATTGCCCTCCTTGCTTTGGGGCGCGCCCACGCCAGAAAACGCGCTGTGGCGCAATGTACTGATCGACATCCGCCTGCCCCGGGTGCTTTTTGCGTTGGTGACGGGCGCCGGGCTGGCGATTTCAGGCGCGGCGATGCAGGCTCTGTTTCGCAACCCTTTGGCCGAACCCGGACTCATGGGCATTTCGGCCGGCGGCGCGGTGGGCGCGGTCGCGGCGATTGTGCTGACCTCGGGCGGTTTCTGGGTCACCGCCCCAGCCGCGTTTGCCGGCAGCCTCGCGGCCACCTTCTGCGCTTATGCGGTGGGCAGGCGCGTTCCAGGCGTGGCAGGTCTGCTGCTGGCGGGTGTGGCGATCACCGCGATGTCATTCAGCCTGATCGGCCTGTTCACATTCGTTGCCACGGACGCGCAACTGCGCGACCTGACGTTCTGGAACATGGGCAGTCTGGGGGGCGCCAATTGGACGGTGCTGGCGTTTCTCGGCCCGTGGGTGCTGCTGATAAGTGGTTGGCTGATCACCCAGTGGCGCGTCATGAACGCCTTGCTGCTGGGTGAACGAGAGGCCCAGCATCTGGGTTATTCGCTCAAGCGCGTGCGCGCCCGGCTGGTGCTGGCCAGCGCATTGATCGTGGGGCCGCTGGTGGCGGCAACGGGCACCATCGTCTTTGTCGGGCTGGTGGTACCGCACCTGGTGCGCATGACCTTGGGCGCCAATCACCGCTTGCTGCTGCCCGCCACGGTGATCGCGGGCGCGCTGGCGCTGATTCTGGCAGATTGGCTGGCCCGCACCGCCGTCGTACCGGCAGAACTGCCCATCGGTTTGGTAACCGGTCTGGTGGGCGGCCCGTTCTTTCTGTGGCTGCTGTCGCGCGGCCGGAGGACCGGATGA
- a CDS encoding phosphatase PAP2 family protein produces the protein MSFLESFNQSLFLLINADPNTPVWRIHAAMLVANKLILLVPGALAAIWLWGGQTQRNLALKALASIAAALCISYLCGALWPHPRPFTIGLGQAFFAHKATASFPSNHTIIIAAMAFALIFDRRWAGWGWATLVLAAIVGTSRVYLGVHFPLDIAGGLILAPVAAGLILPVWNRIGEPLTAVAQSLYRKVLALPIARGWIRA, from the coding sequence ATGAGTTTCCTGGAAAGCTTTAATCAGTCCCTTTTTCTTCTGATCAACGCCGATCCGAACACACCCGTCTGGCGCATCCATGCCGCCATGCTGGTGGCCAACAAGCTGATCCTGCTGGTGCCGGGCGCGCTGGCCGCCATCTGGCTATGGGGCGGCCAGACGCAACGCAACCTGGCCCTGAAGGCGCTGGCCAGCATCGCCGCAGCGCTGTGCATCAGCTACCTGTGCGGCGCGCTGTGGCCGCACCCCCGCCCCTTCACGATCGGACTGGGCCAAGCCTTCTTTGCACACAAGGCCACGGCATCGTTCCCCAGCAACCACACCATCATCATTGCGGCGATGGCGTTTGCGCTGATCTTTGACCGGCGCTGGGCCGGCTGGGGCTGGGCAACCTTGGTGCTCGCCGCGATCGTCGGCACGTCTCGCGTTTATCTGGGCGTGCATTTTCCGCTGGACATCGCAGGCGGACTGATCTTGGCTCCCGTCGCTGCGGGTTTGATCTTGCCCGTGTGGAACCGCATCGGTGAACCGCTGACAGCCGTGGCTCAGAGCCTGTACCGCAAAGTACTGGCCCTGCCCATCGCAAGAGGCTGGATTCGCGCCTAG
- a CDS encoding heme ABC transporter ATP-binding protein translates to MMLAAHNLTLSRGGVRILDDVSVAIHPGEVVGLLGANGAGKSTLLSALSFELSPDAGQVVLDGAGLAGISHGRQARKRAVLPQKPGLTFDLNVREVVAMGAYPFPELSPAVVDGLVTQALEWADAGYLGGRRYPELSGGEQQRVQFARVLVQCHAGRAPGEARYLLLDEPTASLDPKHQSDLLRRAWELAHAGNTGVLVILHDMNMAARWCDRLLLLAGGRSIALGAPAQVLTPANLYLAYGIDAQVIAHPLQSDRLLVLTA, encoded by the coding sequence ATGATGCTTGCCGCACACAATCTGACCCTCAGCCGAGGCGGCGTCCGTATTCTGGATGATGTGTCGGTGGCGATACATCCGGGTGAAGTCGTGGGACTGCTGGGCGCCAATGGCGCAGGCAAATCCACCTTGCTCAGTGCGCTGTCATTTGAGCTGTCGCCCGACGCGGGCCAGGTGGTTCTGGATGGCGCCGGGCTGGCTGGCATCTCGCACGGCCGGCAGGCGCGTAAACGCGCCGTGCTGCCGCAAAAACCCGGCCTGACGTTCGACCTGAACGTGCGCGAAGTGGTCGCCATGGGCGCCTACCCGTTTCCGGAGTTGTCACCGGCTGTGGTGGATGGGCTGGTGACCCAGGCCTTGGAATGGGCCGACGCAGGATATTTGGGCGGCCGCCGCTACCCCGAGTTGTCTGGTGGCGAACAGCAGCGCGTGCAGTTTGCGCGGGTGCTGGTGCAGTGCCATGCCGGGCGCGCGCCTGGCGAAGCCCGTTACTTGTTGCTGGACGAACCCACGGCCAGTCTGGACCCCAAGCATCAAAGCGATCTGCTGCGCCGGGCATGGGAGTTGGCCCATGCGGGCAATACGGGCGTACTGGTGATCTTGCACGATATGAATATGGCGGCGCGTTGGTGTGACCGGCTGCTGTTGCTGGCCGGTGGACGCAGCATCGCTCTGGGGGCTCCCGCCCAGGTGCTGACCCCTGCCAATCTGTATCTGGCCTATGGCATCGACGCCCAAGTCATCGCCCATCCTTTGCAATCGGACCGCTTGTTGGTGCTGACGGCGTGA
- the arsC gene encoding arsenate reductase (glutaredoxin) (This arsenate reductase requires both glutathione and glutaredoxin to convert arsenate to arsenite, after which the efflux transporter formed by ArsA and ArsB can extrude the arsenite from the cell, providing resistance.), with the protein MSNVTIYHNPKCGTSRNTLAMIRNAGIEPEVVLYLETPPSRATLKALFKQAGISVRDALREKGTPYLELGLDDVSLAEDALLDAIEQHPILLNRPFVSTPLGARLCRPSELVLDILPAAQQGEFTKEDGEKVISADGKRIQK; encoded by the coding sequence ATGTCCAACGTAACCATCTATCACAACCCCAAGTGCGGCACGTCCCGCAATACCCTGGCCATGATCCGCAACGCGGGCATCGAGCCGGAAGTTGTGCTGTATCTGGAAACGCCGCCGTCGCGCGCTACTTTGAAGGCGCTGTTCAAGCAGGCCGGCATCAGCGTGCGCGACGCGCTCCGCGAAAAAGGCACGCCCTATCTGGAACTGGGCTTGGATGACGTATCGCTTGCGGAAGATGCGCTGCTGGACGCCATTGAACAGCACCCGATTCTGCTGAACCGTCCCTTTGTATCTACTCCATTGGGCGCACGCCTGTGCCGTCCGTCCGAACTGGTGCTGGACATTCTGCCCGCAGCACAACAAGGCGAGTTCACCAAAGAAGACGGCGAAAAGGTAATCAGCGCCGACGGCAAACGCATCCAGAAGTAA
- a CDS encoding PepSY domain-containing protein — translation MSATSSRLPTRPAGPPLSTRAKRWLYLIHRWAGIVLCLFFAMWFISGVVMMYVGYPKLTPHERLTHLAPLDPAVIAVTPEQARSAADASGTAGLSLAATRSGAPVYVVSAGKGQKPKVVDAVTGALLPPASAAVAEATASVWFAGQYTAHYQGEVVEDVYTHSGALDPDRPLHRVDMDDPDQTRLYISSATGAVVLDATRAERGWNYVGAWIHWLYPFRGNVFDAWWHDIVVWLSVAGVLVALTGTIVGILRWRFSRPYASGSHSPYRESMMRWHHISGLLFAVITITWIFSGLMSMNPWKVFTSNAAPLAMSAYAGEASAEPLAAPRELIAALPAPPRELSWTRVMGHELALARSPLGPPQVLSASSAAPFTLADADLRRAAAQLLPGAALRDVQVLTEYDIYYYARDEHAMLGHIEKPLPVWRLVYDNPQATWVYLDPHTGQILGRQDRGGRVSRWLFAFLHSWDWTGLLARRPLWDALLIFLSLGGVAMSLTGVVIGWRRLGKKLRA, via the coding sequence ATGAGCGCCACATCTTCCCGTTTGCCAACGCGCCCCGCCGGCCCCCCCTTGTCCACCCGGGCCAAGCGGTGGCTTTACCTGATCCACCGCTGGGCGGGCATTGTGTTGTGCCTGTTCTTTGCCATGTGGTTCATTTCCGGCGTGGTGATGATGTACGTGGGTTACCCCAAGCTCACCCCACATGAGCGGCTGACGCATCTGGCGCCGCTGGACCCTGCCGTGATTGCCGTAACGCCTGAGCAGGCACGGTCGGCGGCGGACGCGAGCGGCACCGCGGGACTGAGCCTGGCCGCCACAAGGAGCGGCGCGCCTGTGTATGTCGTCAGTGCAGGCAAGGGCCAGAAACCCAAGGTGGTGGATGCCGTTACCGGCGCTCTGCTGCCGCCCGCCAGCGCTGCCGTGGCAGAAGCCACCGCGTCCGTCTGGTTCGCAGGCCAGTACACAGCGCATTATCAGGGCGAGGTTGTCGAAGACGTCTACACCCATTCCGGCGCGCTGGACCCGGACAGGCCGCTGCATCGGGTAGACATGGATGATCCCGATCAAACCCGGCTGTACATCTCTTCTGCCACGGGGGCCGTAGTGTTGGATGCCACGCGCGCCGAGCGTGGTTGGAATTATGTCGGCGCGTGGATTCATTGGCTATATCCATTCCGGGGCAACGTCTTTGACGCGTGGTGGCATGACATTGTGGTGTGGCTATCGGTGGCGGGTGTGCTGGTTGCGCTGACCGGCACCATCGTCGGCATTCTGCGCTGGCGCTTTTCCCGGCCCTACGCCAGCGGCAGCCATTCGCCTTATCGCGAAAGCATGATGCGTTGGCATCACATCAGCGGCTTGCTGTTCGCCGTCATCACCATCACCTGGATTTTCAGCGGGCTGATGTCGATGAACCCGTGGAAGGTGTTCACCAGCAATGCGGCGCCGTTGGCAATGTCCGCCTACGCAGGAGAGGCGAGCGCCGAGCCGCTGGCCGCACCCCGGGAGCTGATTGCCGCGCTGCCGGCCCCGCCTCGCGAATTGAGCTGGACGCGCGTAATGGGCCACGAGCTGGCGCTTGCGCGCAGCCCTTTGGGTCCGCCGCAAGTGCTGTCGGCAAGCAGCGCCGCGCCATTCACATTGGCCGATGCCGATCTGCGCCGGGCGGCCGCCCAATTGCTGCCGGGCGCGGCGTTGCGCGACGTGCAGGTGCTGACCGAGTACGACATCTACTATTACGCACGTGACGAACACGCGATGCTGGGCCACATCGAAAAACCGCTGCCTGTCTGGCGGCTGGTGTACGACAATCCGCAAGCGACCTGGGTGTATCTGGACCCGCATACCGGCCAGATCCTGGGCCGGCAAGATCGTGGCGGACGCGTCAGCCGCTGGCTGTTCGCCTTCCTGCACAGCTGGGATTGGACCGGACTGCTGGCGCGGCGCCCCTTATGGGATGCCCTGCTGATTTTTCTGAGCCTGGGTGGCGTGGCGATGAGCCTGACGGGTGTCGTGATCGGCTGGCGGCGGCTGGGCAAGAAACTGCGTGCCTGA
- a CDS encoding YajQ family cyclic di-GMP-binding protein, which translates to MPTFDVVSEVDKHELSNAIDQANRELVTRFDFKGTDAKFELDGFVVNQVASSAFQLKQMLDILRGRLSARGIDVRCLDVADPLENLGGARQKVTIKQGIEQPVAKKLIAAIKNAKLKVECQINGDKLRITGKKRDDLQTAIALLKKTDVELPLQFENFRD; encoded by the coding sequence ATGCCTACTTTTGACGTCGTCTCCGAAGTCGACAAACACGAACTCAGCAACGCTATCGACCAAGCCAATCGCGAACTGGTCACCCGGTTTGACTTCAAGGGCACCGATGCCAAGTTCGAACTGGACGGCTTTGTCGTGAATCAGGTGGCCTCCAGCGCGTTCCAGCTCAAGCAGATGCTGGACATTCTGCGCGGCCGCTTGTCTGCGCGCGGCATCGACGTGCGTTGCCTGGACGTTGCCGACCCGCTGGAAAATCTGGGCGGCGCGCGCCAGAAGGTCACCATCAAACAGGGCATTGAACAGCCCGTGGCCAAGAAACTGATCGCCGCCATCAAGAACGCCAAGCTCAAGGTCGAATGCCAGATCAACGGCGACAAGCTGCGTATCACCGGCAAGAAGCGCGACGACTTGCAAACCGCCATCGCGCTCTTGAAAAAGACCGATGTTGAACTGCCCTTGCAGTTCGAGAACTTCCGCGACTAA
- a CDS encoding heme/hemin ABC transporter substrate-binding protein, with protein sequence MKKWLAVAAAWAMAATAHAAPPARVVTLGGSVTEIVYQLGQGGKLVGDDLSSLYPEAATKLPRVGYYRAVPVEGVLSLKPDLVLASEQAGPPEALKRLAGVGVRVVSVPDMPSVDSLKARIRSVAAALDVAPAGEKLVEEVTQELARAEAIPPTRARALMLINRTGAPQAAGRDTAANEIMHLAGLTNVLHDQQGYKPLSAEALGVLAPDVIVVTQASLDAGGGMDALLRMPGIASTPAAAKRRVVVMDDLLILGMGPRLPLALTQLKQEIAHVMAR encoded by the coding sequence ATGAAGAAATGGTTGGCAGTAGCAGCAGCTTGGGCAATGGCGGCAACGGCGCACGCGGCGCCGCCCGCTCGCGTGGTTACGTTGGGCGGCAGCGTGACTGAAATCGTGTATCAGCTGGGGCAGGGCGGAAAACTGGTGGGAGACGACCTTTCCAGCCTGTACCCGGAGGCCGCGACCAAGCTGCCGCGTGTCGGCTATTACCGCGCGGTGCCGGTTGAAGGCGTGTTGTCGCTGAAGCCGGATCTGGTGCTGGCGTCCGAGCAAGCCGGGCCACCCGAGGCGCTCAAGCGTCTGGCTGGTGTTGGCGTGCGGGTCGTCAGCGTTCCAGATATGCCGTCAGTGGATTCACTTAAAGCGCGCATCCGCAGCGTAGCCGCCGCGCTGGATGTCGCGCCCGCCGGTGAAAAACTGGTGGAAGAGGTCACGCAGGAACTGGCGCGTGCCGAGGCCATCCCGCCAACGCGCGCCCGTGCGCTGATGCTGATCAATCGTACCGGCGCCCCGCAAGCTGCCGGCCGCGATACCGCCGCCAACGAAATCATGCACCTGGCGGGTCTGACGAATGTGCTGCATGACCAGCAGGGCTACAAGCCCTTGTCGGCTGAAGCCTTGGGTGTTTTGGCGCCTGATGTGATTGTGGTGACGCAAGCATCGCTGGATGCCGGTGGCGGCATGGATGCCTTGCTGCGCATGCCCGGAATCGCGTCCACGCCTGCGGCCGCCAAGCGCCGCGTGGTGGTGATGGATGACTTGCTGATATTGGGCATGGGGCCGCGTTTGCCGTTGGCTTTGACCCAGCTTAAACAAGAGATCGCCCATGTCATGGCGCGTTAG
- a CDS encoding DUF3829 domain-containing protein: MSIPRILGASILIASALMLGACKEEPASAPPAKAEQSAAAQAEFIKFNLYLATARGIIPQFKTVLERYQTYVVPNLKGDRPLRSLSINSNQEIARTREALENAMQVDAVLPQVDASAQAFADALAALAPLNQELEAYAKSKAYVSDGGALVRQKNDAYEAALTLVVQQEAAFLNGVAKRDRFNTQAAFDNAEKDSTAYYRAGLVYYGKISIDEAQGVFDGTGLGARADAFAQAQEKMNEMARGYDKSTRRANPKGCPSVMNVINAYLNAGRTIEESSRSGRYGPAAVLSGGINPMLRDASQFRQSFNNLTNALDATQGRSAYDNQALRHC; encoded by the coding sequence ATGTCCATACCTCGCATATTGGGTGCGTCGATCTTGATTGCGAGCGCCTTGATGCTTGGAGCTTGCAAAGAAGAACCGGCCAGCGCGCCGCCGGCCAAGGCCGAGCAGTCTGCGGCCGCGCAAGCGGAATTCATCAAGTTCAATTTGTACCTTGCCACCGCGCGCGGCATCATTCCCCAGTTCAAGACCGTACTGGAGCGCTATCAGACCTATGTAGTGCCGAACCTTAAGGGCGACCGGCCGCTGCGTAGTCTGAGCATCAATAGCAATCAGGAAATTGCACGCACGCGCGAGGCCCTGGAAAATGCCATGCAGGTGGATGCCGTTCTTCCGCAGGTAGACGCATCAGCCCAAGCATTTGCCGACGCCTTGGCGGCCTTGGCGCCGTTGAATCAGGAGCTGGAGGCGTATGCAAAGTCCAAGGCCTATGTGTCGGATGGCGGCGCGTTGGTGCGGCAGAAAAACGATGCCTACGAGGCCGCGCTGACGCTCGTGGTCCAGCAGGAAGCCGCTTTCTTGAATGGCGTTGCCAAACGCGACCGCTTCAATACGCAGGCCGCATTCGACAATGCCGAGAAAGACTCTACCGCCTATTACCGCGCAGGGCTGGTGTATTACGGAAAAATCAGCATTGACGAGGCCCAGGGAGTTTTCGATGGCACGGGTCTGGGCGCGCGAGCGGACGCCTTCGCGCAGGCGCAGGAAAAGATGAACGAGATGGCGCGTGGATACGACAAAAGCACGCGCAGGGCGAATCCCAAGGGATGCCCCAGCGTGATGAACGTGATCAACGCGTATCTGAACGCGGGCCGGACGATAGAAGAAAGCAGCCGCAGCGGACGCTACGGCCCCGCAGCGGTTTTAAGCGGCGGCATCAATCCCATGCTGCGCGATGCCAGCCAATTTCGCCAGTCGTTCAACAACCTGACGAACGCGCTGGACGCGACCCAGGGGCGTAGCGCCTACGACAACCAGGCGTTGCGGCATTGCTGA
- a CDS encoding hemin-degrading factor, giving the protein MTNTDFTTRAQALRARNEVLAASQPGLRARNLAQTLGVSEAEWVAAGCAGVKATALHGVPQEIFRELGSLGEVMALTRNDWCVHERHGVYEGIQADGPVGLVLGPDIDLRVFFSAWKSAWAIEQDGRHSLQFFDGAGVAVHKVYRTDATNAAAWDALVAKFAGESQWPETEPYAAATDADQVEDSAAWREAWLGMKDTHEFFPLLRKFKVSRLAALAAAGEDLAQPVPAESVERMLQSAAESGLSIMCFVGNRGMIQIHTGPVQQLRRTGPWYNVLDPKFNLHLDTTAIASAWVVNKPTSDGWVTSLEVYADTGDLIVQFFGERKPGKPELTGWRELMASLCSVPLAV; this is encoded by the coding sequence ATGACGAACACAGATTTCACGACCCGCGCTCAAGCACTGCGCGCCCGCAACGAGGTTCTGGCCGCGTCGCAACCCGGGCTGCGCGCCCGCAATCTGGCCCAGACGCTGGGCGTATCCGAAGCAGAATGGGTGGCTGCGGGCTGTGCCGGCGTGAAGGCAACGGCCTTGCATGGCGTGCCGCAAGAGATCTTTCGCGAATTGGGCAGCTTGGGCGAAGTCATGGCGTTGACGCGCAATGACTGGTGTGTCCACGAGCGCCATGGCGTCTACGAAGGCATCCAGGCTGATGGCCCGGTGGGTCTGGTGTTGGGACCGGACATCGACTTGCGCGTGTTTTTCAGCGCGTGGAAGTCCGCCTGGGCAATCGAACAAGACGGCCGGCACAGCCTGCAATTTTTTGACGGCGCAGGCGTGGCGGTGCACAAGGTCTATCGCACTGATGCCACCAATGCCGCAGCCTGGGATGCGCTCGTCGCCAAGTTCGCGGGCGAATCGCAATGGCCTGAAACCGAGCCCTATGCCGCCGCTACCGACGCCGATCAGGTGGAAGACAGCGCGGCCTGGCGCGAAGCGTGGCTGGGCATGAAAGACACGCACGAATTCTTCCCCTTGCTGCGCAAATTCAAGGTGTCGCGTCTGGCTGCGCTGGCCGCAGCGGGTGAAGATCTGGCGCAACCGGTGCCCGCGGAATCCGTGGAACGCATGCTGCAATCGGCTGCCGAGTCCGGCCTGTCCATCATGTGTTTTGTGGGCAACCGCGGCATGATCCAGATTCATACCGGACCGGTGCAGCAGTTGCGCCGTACCGGCCCCTGGTACAACGTGCTGGACCCGAAGTTCAATCTGCATCTGGACACAACTGCCATCGCGTCAGCCTGGGTAGTGAACAAGCCTACATCCGATGGCTGGGTGACCTCTCTTGAGGTGTACGCTGATACGGGCGATCTGATCGTGCAATTCTTCGGTGAACGCAAGCCGGGCAAGCCGGAACTGACGGGCTGGCGCGAGTTGATGGCCAGTCTGTGCAGCGTACCGCTGGCCGTCTGA